In the Acidovorax sp. A79 genome, one interval contains:
- a CDS encoding glutathione peroxidase has protein sequence MAAGLAPRAWAADAESCPATLQHTFARLQDEKPQSLCQYSGKVVLVVNTASFCGFTGQYKGLEELYARYKDKGLVVLGFPSNDFSQESGSNQQIADFCENTFGVKFPMFAKSSVKGSDASPLFRQLAQLSGTAPRWNFHKYLLGRDGKLVDQYSSLTAPDSKGLVRAIEQQLAVAAPR, from the coding sequence ATGGCCGCCGGGCTTGCCCCTCGCGCGTGGGCGGCGGACGCGGAAAGCTGCCCGGCCACCTTGCAGCACACCTTTGCACGGCTGCAGGATGAAAAGCCGCAGTCGCTGTGCCAGTACAGCGGAAAGGTCGTGCTGGTGGTCAATACCGCCAGCTTCTGCGGCTTCACCGGCCAGTACAAGGGGCTCGAGGAGCTGTATGCCCGGTACAAGGACAAGGGCCTCGTCGTGCTGGGCTTTCCATCCAACGACTTTTCGCAGGAGAGCGGCAGCAACCAGCAGATCGCGGACTTCTGCGAGAACACCTTCGGCGTGAAATTCCCGATGTTCGCCAAGAGCAGCGTGAAGGGCTCGGACGCCTCGCCGCTGTTTCGCCAGCTGGCACAGCTGTCGGGCACCGCGCCGCGCTGGAACTTCCACAAATACCTGCTGGGCCGCGACGGCAAGCTGGTCGACCAGTACTCCAGCCTCACCGCCCCTGACAGCAAGGGCCTGGTGCGCGCCATCGAACAGCAACTCGCTGTTGCCGCTCCACGGTGA
- a CDS encoding NAD(P)/FAD-dependent oxidoreductase: protein MKIAIIGSGISGLAAAHRLRGQAHITLYEAGDHFGGHTHTVDVTLRDASGRLVTQGVDTGFLVFNERTYPQLIRLLAELGVQTCRSDMSFSVQVPGARGGRPLEWSGTNLGTVFAQRANLVSPRFLGMLADLLRFNRLCTRIAEAGADAALMQPLGDFLREHRFGDAFRDWYFLPMLGCIWSCPTDQMLQFPVATLIRFCHNHGLLQVSDRPQWWTVAGGARHYVDKIVAGIADTRLSTPVRRIERDAAGVRVVTDGGTGHFDQVVVATHSDQALALLARPTPQERAVLGAIRYQANRAVLHTDTAVLPARRAAWAAWNYERAAQPGRESARVCLHYLINQLQPVPFAQPVVVSLNPVREIAPDQVIGSYDYAHPVFDLAAIRAQRQVAEIQGHGHTWFCGAWTGYGFHEDGLKSGLAVAEQVLARQPAPLAEAA from the coding sequence ATGAAAATCGCCATCATCGGCTCCGGCATCTCCGGACTGGCGGCCGCGCACCGGCTGCGTGGCCAGGCGCACATCACCCTGTATGAGGCCGGCGACCACTTTGGCGGCCACACCCACACCGTGGATGTCACGCTGCGGGATGCCAGCGGCCGGCTGGTCACGCAGGGCGTGGACACCGGTTTTCTCGTCTTCAACGAACGCACCTATCCGCAGCTGATCCGCCTGCTGGCCGAACTGGGCGTGCAGACGTGCCGGTCCGACATGTCGTTCTCGGTGCAGGTGCCCGGGGCCCGGGGCGGCCGGCCGCTGGAGTGGAGCGGCACGAACCTGGGCACCGTCTTCGCGCAGCGCGCCAACCTGGTCAGTCCGCGCTTTCTGGGCATGCTGGCGGACCTGCTGCGGTTCAACCGCCTGTGCACCCGCATCGCCGAGGCCGGGGCCGATGCGGCGCTCATGCAGCCCCTGGGCGACTTCCTGCGCGAGCACCGCTTTGGCGATGCCTTCCGCGACTGGTACTTCCTGCCCATGCTGGGCTGCATCTGGAGCTGCCCGACCGACCAGATGCTGCAGTTTCCGGTGGCCACCCTGATCCGGTTCTGCCACAACCATGGCCTCCTCCAGGTGAGCGACCGTCCGCAGTGGTGGACGGTCGCGGGGGGCGCGCGCCACTATGTGGACAAGATCGTGGCCGGTATCGCGGACACGCGCCTGTCGACCCCCGTGCGCCGCATCGAGCGCGATGCGGCCGGCGTGCGGGTGGTGACCGACGGCGGCACCGGGCATTTCGACCAGGTCGTCGTGGCCACGCATTCCGACCAGGCGCTGGCGCTGCTCGCGCGGCCCACGCCGCAGGAACGCGCCGTGCTGGGCGCCATCCGCTACCAGGCCAACCGCGCGGTGCTGCATACCGACACCGCGGTGCTGCCCGCGCGCCGCGCCGCCTGGGCCGCGTGGAACTATGAGCGCGCCGCGCAGCCCGGCCGCGAATCGGCGCGCGTGTGCCTGCACTACCTCATCAACCAGCTGCAGCCCGTGCCCTTCGCGCAGCCCGTGGTCGTCTCGCTCAACCCCGTGCGCGAGATCGCGCCCGACCAGGTGATCGGCAGCTACGACTACGCCCACCCGGTGTTCGACCTGGCCGCCATTCGCGCGCAGCGGCAGGTGGCCGAGATCCAGGGCCATGGGCACACCTGGTTCTGCGGGGCGTGGACGGGCTACGGGTTCCACGAAGACGGACTGAAGTCCGGGCTCGCCGTGGCCGAACAGGTGCTGGCCCGCCAGCCCGCTCCCCTGGCGGAGGCCGCATGA